The following DNA comes from Fretibacterium sp. OH1220_COT-178.
TCGACACGGCGGCCATGGCCCAGCTTTTCGGCGGAAGCGGCGGCGGGGTCCTGGACTTCCTGAACCTTTTCTCGGGCGGAGCGTTGCAGCGTTTCAGCATCTTCTCGCTCGGGGTGGCGCCCTATATCAACTCGAGCATCGTCATGCAGCTCCTGGTGGTCATCTTTCCCTACCTGGAGAAGATGCAGAAGGACAACACCGAGGGAAGAAAGAAGATCGTCCAGTGGACGCGCTACGGGGCGGTGCTCTTCGCCGTGGTGCAGTCCGTCGGCATGACGGCCTGGCTGGGTGGGCTCGGGATCTTCTCGGGCAGCTTTTTTCATGCCCTGCTGGTCGTGACGACCCTCACGGCGGGTTCCATCGCCGTGATGTGGATGGGCGAGGAGCTCTCCGATCACGGGATCGGCAACGGCATTTCCCTCCTGATCTTCGCCGGTATCGTCGCGCGGATTCCCGAGGCGATCGTCCAGAGCTGGACCATGGTACGGCTGGGACAGCTCAACCTGCTGGTCCTCCTGCTCGGCCTGGTCCTCATGGTCGTTGTCGTCGCAGGCTGTATCCTGCTTCAGGAGGGGCAGCGGAGGCTTCCGGTGCAGTACGCCAAACGTGTGGTGGGCAACAAGGTGTACGGCGGGCAGAGCACGTTCATCCCCCTGAAGGTCAACCAGGCCGGGGTCATCCCCATCATCTTCGCCTCCTCGATCCTCGTCTTCCCCTACACGGTGGCGAACTTCTTCAGCGGGAGCTCCGTGGGCCAGTTCGTGCGCGACCTCTTTGCTCCGGGCAGCGTGTTCTACACGCTCTGCTACATCGCCCTGATCATCTTCTTCGCCTACTTCTACACGGCGGTCGTCTTCAATCCCTCGGATATCGCCAACAACATGAAGAAGTACGGCGGCTTCATCCTGGGCATCCGGCCGGGGCAGCCGACGGCGGACTACATCACGAAAGTGATGGAGCGCATTACGCTGGGCGGAGCCGTATTTTTGGCAGTCGTAGCGCTGATCCCCAATTTCATGTCCTCGGTCATGGGAGTGAGAAGCTTCTACTTCGGGGGAACGGCGGTCCTGATTGTCGTTGGTGTCGCGCTGGACACGGTGCATCAGATCGAGGCGCAGCTTTTGATGCGCCATTACGACGGCATCCTGAAGAAATCCGGAGGAAAGTCGGGCAGCCTGCTCCGTATGTAAGGGCATAGGAGGCGAGTCACCATGAGGTTGGTCCTTTTGGGTGCTCCTGGGTCGGGAAAGGGAACCCAGGCCGCTTTTTTGAAGGAACGCTGTGGTTGCGTCCACGTTTCGACGGGCGATATCTTTCGGAAAAACCTGAAGGAGGAGACCCCGCTCGGCCTTCTTGCCCGGGAGTACATGGACAAGGGAGCCCTTGTTCCGGACGAGGTCGTCCTGAAGATGGTTTCGGAGCGTCTTCTCGAGCCCGACGTGAAGTCGGGGTTTCTCCTGGACGGATTTCCCCGTACCATCGCGCAGGCGGAATTTCTCGACGCGTTTCTGGGCGAGCGCGATCTGGGACTGGATGTGGTGATCCTCTTCGACATCGAGGATGAGGTTCTGGTGCGGCGCCTCTCGAACCGTCGGACCTGCCGTTCCTGCGGCGGGATCTTCAACCTTCTGACCCTCGAGGGGGACAAGCACGCCTGTCCCGCTTGCCGCGGTGAGCTCCATCAGAGGGATGACGACGAGGAGTCCGTGATTCGCAATCGTCTGAAGGTGTTCCACGAACAGACGCGGCCTTTGGTCGACTGGTATGCGGGCAAGGGACTTTTAAGCTCCGTCGACGCCTCGCGGACGCCCGAGGCGATCTCCGAAGAGATCGCGGCGATTCTGAAAGAGCATGGTGCATCTTAAGTCCGAGCAGGAGCTCGTCCGGATGCGCCGGGCGGGCAAGGTGGTGGCGGAGGTTCTGGACCTTCTGAGGGAGGTCGTCCGACCGGGTGTCTCCACGGGCGAGCTGGATCGCATCGCCGAGGAGCACATTCGATCCTGCGGCGCTTCGCCGGCGTTCAAGGGCTACCGTCCCTCTCCCTCCATGAGCCCCTTTCCGGGGACGATCTGCGCCTCGATCAACGAGGAGGTCGTACACGGGTTTCCGAGCGACGACCGCAGACTCGAGGAGGGAGACATTCTGAGCGTGGACGTCGGGGCCTGTCTTGAGGGCTACTATGGAGATGCCGCCTGTACCTACCCCGTAGGGACGATCGGCGGGGCGAGGCAGAAGCTTCTCGAGGTGACCGAAGAATCCCTGAACCGGGCCATAGCGGCAGCTCTGAAGGGCCGGACGATCGGGGACATCGGTCATGCGGTCGAATCCTTCGCCTCCCCCCTCGGGTACGGCATCGTCCGGGACTACACGGGGCACGGTGTGGGGAAAAAACTCCACGAGGCGCCCCAGGTTCCGAACTTCGGTCGTCCGGGACGGGGGGTGACCCTCCAGAGGGGCATGACCCTGGCCATAGAGCCCATGATCATGACAGGGCGCGAGGAGGTCGCGCTCGGACGGGACGGCTGGCTGGTCGTTACCGCCGACGGTTCCGATGCAGCGCATTTTGAGCGGTCGATCGCCATTACGGACGATGGGCCGGAGATTTTGACTCCATGGACAAGTCCTTAGACCCCCGCTTCGGACCCTACAGACTGGGGCAGGTGGTGCGCTCCAGGAGGGGCAAGGACAGGGGAAGCCTTTACGTGATCGTGGGCTTTCCGCAAGAGGACAGATTGGCCTTGGCGGACGCGGGCAAGTTCAACCTTTCGCGGCCCAAAAGGAAGAATCCGAAGCACGTGCAGCCGACGCTGCGGTGCGCGGCGGAGGTCGCCGACCTGGTTGTGGCGGGCAAGGACATTGATCGCGGGCGGCTGTGCCAGATTCTGCGGACGCTCGATGGAGATGCGCTGAGCGAAGAATAGAAAATCGGAACGGAGAGGCAGGGTAGCGTATGGCAAACAAAGAGGAAGTCATCGAAGCGAGGGGCGTCGTCTCGGAACCTCTCCCGAACGCCATGTTTCGCGTGGAGCTGGAGAATGGACATAAGCTTCTGGCGCACGTCTCGGGCAAGATGAGAATGCATTTCATCCGGATTCTTCCCGGGGACAAGGTTCTGGTCGAGGTGTCCCCTTACGATCTGACCCGAGGAAGGATCATCTACCGCTATAAATGAAGGTGCATGTCGTTCCGTCTTCGAGCCCTGTCGCGACGAGCGGCCTGCGGCGGGAGATGGAATAGGGGTTTTTCCCCGCTATTACGAGTTTTTTGCTGAGGAGTGGGAACAATGA
Coding sequences within:
- the secY gene encoding preprotein translocase subunit SecY, with the translated sequence MLGSFGDAFRLPDLKRRILFTLGVLFIFRLGAHIPTPGVDTAAMAQLFGGSGGGVLDFLNLFSGGALQRFSIFSLGVAPYINSSIVMQLLVVIFPYLEKMQKDNTEGRKKIVQWTRYGAVLFAVVQSVGMTAWLGGLGIFSGSFFHALLVVTTLTAGSIAVMWMGEELSDHGIGNGISLLIFAGIVARIPEAIVQSWTMVRLGQLNLLVLLLGLVLMVVVVAGCILLQEGQRRLPVQYAKRVVGNKVYGGQSTFIPLKVNQAGVIPIIFASSILVFPYTVANFFSGSSVGQFVRDLFAPGSVFYTLCYIALIIFFAYFYTAVVFNPSDIANNMKKYGGFILGIRPGQPTADYITKVMERITLGGAVFLAVVALIPNFMSSVMGVRSFYFGGTAVLIVVGVALDTVHQIEAQLLMRHYDGILKKSGGKSGSLLRM
- a CDS encoding adenylate kinase, translating into MRLVLLGAPGSGKGTQAAFLKERCGCVHVSTGDIFRKNLKEETPLGLLAREYMDKGALVPDEVVLKMVSERLLEPDVKSGFLLDGFPRTIAQAEFLDAFLGERDLGLDVVILFDIEDEVLVRRLSNRRTCRSCGGIFNLLTLEGDKHACPACRGELHQRDDDEESVIRNRLKVFHEQTRPLVDWYAGKGLLSSVDASRTPEAISEEIAAILKEHGAS
- the map gene encoding type I methionyl aminopeptidase, coding for MVHLKSEQELVRMRRAGKVVAEVLDLLREVVRPGVSTGELDRIAEEHIRSCGASPAFKGYRPSPSMSPFPGTICASINEEVVHGFPSDDRRLEEGDILSVDVGACLEGYYGDAACTYPVGTIGGARQKLLEVTEESLNRAIAAALKGRTIGDIGHAVESFASPLGYGIVRDYTGHGVGKKLHEAPQVPNFGRPGRGVTLQRGMTLAIEPMIMTGREEVALGRDGWLVVTADGSDAAHFERSIAITDDGPEILTPWTSP
- a CDS encoding KOW domain-containing RNA-binding protein, which codes for MDKSLDPRFGPYRLGQVVRSRRGKDRGSLYVIVGFPQEDRLALADAGKFNLSRPKRKNPKHVQPTLRCAAEVADLVVAGKDIDRGRLCQILRTLDGDALSEE
- the infA gene encoding translation initiation factor IF-1 → MANKEEVIEARGVVSEPLPNAMFRVELENGHKLLAHVSGKMRMHFIRILPGDKVLVEVSPYDLTRGRIIYRYK